A single Musa acuminata AAA Group cultivar baxijiao chromosome BXJ2-1, Cavendish_Baxijiao_AAA, whole genome shotgun sequence DNA region contains:
- the LOC135598839 gene encoding probable histidine kinase 5 isoform X2, with protein sequence MSRVAYALRVSHTERGQFEQQHAWKIKKMETEFQSLVKDDYNPEKLDPSPVQDEYAPVSHIVSTDMMSGKEDRDNILRARAAGKGVLTSCNLLKSNHLGVVLTFSVYKTNLPLNATPQERIETTVGYLGASFDVPSLVEKLLQQLASKQTIIVNLYDTTKVSAPIRMYGPDTAASG encoded by the exons ATGAGCAGGGTTGCCTATGCTTTGAGAGTATCACATACAGAGAGGGGGCAGTTCGAGCAGCAGCATGCATGGAAAATAAAGAAGATGGAGACTGAGTTCCAGTCCCTAGTTAAAGATGACTACAATCCTGAGAAACTTGATCCCTCACCTGTTCAAGATGAATATGCACCTGTATCCCACATTGTATCTACTGATATGATGTCCGGCAAG GAAGACCGTGACAATATACTGCGAGCAAGGGCTGCTGGGAAGGGGGTCTTAACTTCTTGTAATCTTTTGAAGTCCAATCACCTTGGTGTGGTGCTCACATTTTCAGTGTACAAAACTAACCTGCCTCTGAATGCTACACCACAAGAACGCATTGAAACTACTGTAGG ATACCTTGGTGCATCATTTGATGTCCCATCTTTGGTGGAAAAACTTCTTCAGCAACTTGCCAGCAAACAAACCATCATTGTTAATTTGTATGACACAACAAAAGTTTCTGCACCTATTAGGATGTATGGTCCTGACACTGCTGCTTCTGGATAG
- the LOC135598839 gene encoding uncharacterized protein LOC135598839 isoform X1 — translation MSQHCISFSDGRRCKHCQTWKNMLFLLVLCGLSCSIWLLWGLEDYGVLVRIRDLQNERMQSPFDRYNLSKDHLQALALLISSLQQGRFYEWMNKPVTGEILSSSLLHSLSELQSEMDDSQDQQHRRRNNIVFQGHCPTQSDPVLVRSAQLSPKGHYTQDILPSTINSDEISLKSTQQGQHLKGH, via the exons ATGTCCCAGCATTGCATCTCCTTTTCTGATGGCAGACGATGCAAGCATTGTCAAACGTGGAAAAACATGTTATTTCTGTTGGTTCTCTGTGGTCTTAGTTGCTCCATCTGGTTATTGTGGGGATTGGAGGACTATGGGGTTTTGGTGAGGATTAGGGACTTGCAGAATGAGAGAATGCAGTCACCATTTGATCGATACAACCTTAGCAAAGATCACCTTCAAGCCCTGGCTTTGCTAATCTCTTCATTACAACAG GGAAGATTCTATGAGTGGATGAACAAGCCTGTAACTGGTGAAATACTTAGCAGTAGCCTGTTACATTCATTGTCAGAACTGCAGTCAGAAATGGATGATTCCCAAGATCAACAACATCGGAGGAGGAATAACATAGTCTTCCAGGGTCATTGTCCAACTCAAAGTGATCCTGTCCTTGTTAGGTCTGCACAGTTATCACCTAAGGGACATTATACACAAGATATTTTGCCTTCTACAATAAACAGTGATGAAATCTCTCTGAAG AGTACACAGCAAGGACAGCATTTGAAAGGCCACTGA
- the LOC103990419 gene encoding probable LL-diaminopimelate aminotransferase, chloroplastic isoform X1: MASSLQIPAAISSSTSAFFGRLPSNNKNSRSWEVSLPRRKHGVCKCISSPSAEQTAYKTKVTRNANMAKLQAGYLFPEIARRRSAHMLKYPDVQVISLGIGDTTEPIPEVITSSMAMRAHFLSTVEGYSGYGAEQGDKKLRATIASTYYKDLGIEESDIFVSDGAKCDISRLQLLFGSEVKMAVQDPSYPAYVDSSVITGQTGLFQKDIEKYGDIEYMRCVPENDFFPDLSTISQADVIFFCSPNNPTGSAATREQLTHLVQFAKNNGSIIVYDSAYAMYISDDSPRTIFEIPGAKEVAIEISSFSKYAGFTGVRLGWTVVPKELLFADGFPVAKDFNRIVCTCFNGASNIAQAGGLACLSPEGLKAMTETINFYKENTEIIVDTFSSLGFNVYGGKNAPYVWVQFPGRSSWDVFAEILEKAHVVTTPGSGFGPGGEGFIRVSAFGHRANILEAAKRIKQLYK; the protein is encoded by the exons ATGGCGTCGTCGCTGCAGATCCCGGCGGCTATCTCGTCGAGCACCTCCGCCTTCTTTGGCCGTCTCCCATCCAACAACAAGAACAGCAG GTCGTGGGAAGTGTCTCTTCCGCGCAGAAAACATGGCGTTTGCAAGTGCATATCGTCTCCTTCTGCTGAGCAGACTG CTTACAAGACAAAGGTGACAAGAAATGCAAATATGGCTAAGCTTCAAGCAGGTTATCTGTTCCCAGAG ATCGCTAGAAGAAGGTCAGCACACATGTTGAAGTACCCTGATGTACAAGTAATAAGTCTTGGCATTGGTGACACTACAGAACCCATTCCAGAAGTCATAACTTCTTCCATGGCCATG AGGGCACATTTTCTTTCAACTGTTGAGGGATATAGTGGTTATGGAGCTGAACAAGGGGACAAG AAACTAAGGGCTACCATAGCCTCAACATACTACAAAGATCTTGGTATCGAAGAATCTGATATATTTGTCTCAGATGGTGCAAAATGTGATATCTCTCGCCTTCAG CTTCTTTTTGGATCTGAAGTGAAAATGGCTGTTCAAGATCCTTCATACCCT GCATATGTTGATTCAAGTGTTATTACAGGGCAAACTGGCTTATTCCAGAAGGATATTGAGAAATATGGAGACATCGAATACATGAGATGTGTACCTGAGAATGATTTTTTCCCTGATTTGTCAACTATCTCACAAGCTGATGTCATCTTCTTCTGTTCACCGAACAACCCAACTGGTTCAGCAGCAACAAGAGAGCAACTTACCCATCTAGTGCAGTTTGCAAAGAATAATGGGTCAATCATAGTTTATGATTCTGCTTATGCCATGTACATTTCAGATGACAGTCCACGTACTATCTTTGAGATTCCTGGTGCAAAAGAG GTGGCTATTGAAATATCGTCCTTTTCTAAATATGCTGGGTTCACCGGTGTTCGCCTCGGCTGGACTGTGGTCCCAAAAGAACTGCTTTTTGCTGATGGTTTCCCTGTTGCCAAGGATTTCAACCGTATTGTGTGTACATGCTTTAATGGTGCGTCGAACATCGCTCAAGCTGGAGGTCTAGCCTGTCTTTCTCCCGAGGGACTGAAG GCCATGACCGAAACTATCAACTTCTACAAAGAGAATACCGAGATAATCGTTGATACATTTAGCTCACTTGGCTTCAATGTATATGGTGGAAAAAATGCGCCATATGTCTGGGTACAGTTTCCAGGTCGAAGCTCGTGGGACGTATTCGCTGAGATTCTCGAGAAGGCGCATGTCGTTACCACCCCAGGAAGTGGGTTTGGACCTGGAGGCGAGGGCTTTATCCGGGTCAGCGCCTTCGGTCACAGAGCAAACATTTTGGAAGCAGCCAAAAGAATAAAGCAGCTTTACAAGTGA
- the LOC103990419 gene encoding probable LL-diaminopimelate aminotransferase, chloroplastic isoform X2 → MLKYPDVQVISLGIGDTTEPIPEVITSSMAMRAHFLSTVEGYSGYGAEQGDKKLRATIASTYYKDLGIEESDIFVSDGAKCDISRLQLLFGSEVKMAVQDPSYPAYVDSSVITGQTGLFQKDIEKYGDIEYMRCVPENDFFPDLSTISQADVIFFCSPNNPTGSAATREQLTHLVQFAKNNGSIIVYDSAYAMYISDDSPRTIFEIPGAKEVAIEISSFSKYAGFTGVRLGWTVVPKELLFADGFPVAKDFNRIVCTCFNGASNIAQAGGLACLSPEGLKAMTETINFYKENTEIIVDTFSSLGFNVYGGKNAPYVWVQFPGRSSWDVFAEILEKAHVVTTPGSGFGPGGEGFIRVSAFGHRANILEAAKRIKQLYK, encoded by the exons ATGTTGAAGTACCCTGATGTACAAGTAATAAGTCTTGGCATTGGTGACACTACAGAACCCATTCCAGAAGTCATAACTTCTTCCATGGCCATG AGGGCACATTTTCTTTCAACTGTTGAGGGATATAGTGGTTATGGAGCTGAACAAGGGGACAAG AAACTAAGGGCTACCATAGCCTCAACATACTACAAAGATCTTGGTATCGAAGAATCTGATATATTTGTCTCAGATGGTGCAAAATGTGATATCTCTCGCCTTCAG CTTCTTTTTGGATCTGAAGTGAAAATGGCTGTTCAAGATCCTTCATACCCT GCATATGTTGATTCAAGTGTTATTACAGGGCAAACTGGCTTATTCCAGAAGGATATTGAGAAATATGGAGACATCGAATACATGAGATGTGTACCTGAGAATGATTTTTTCCCTGATTTGTCAACTATCTCACAAGCTGATGTCATCTTCTTCTGTTCACCGAACAACCCAACTGGTTCAGCAGCAACAAGAGAGCAACTTACCCATCTAGTGCAGTTTGCAAAGAATAATGGGTCAATCATAGTTTATGATTCTGCTTATGCCATGTACATTTCAGATGACAGTCCACGTACTATCTTTGAGATTCCTGGTGCAAAAGAG GTGGCTATTGAAATATCGTCCTTTTCTAAATATGCTGGGTTCACCGGTGTTCGCCTCGGCTGGACTGTGGTCCCAAAAGAACTGCTTTTTGCTGATGGTTTCCCTGTTGCCAAGGATTTCAACCGTATTGTGTGTACATGCTTTAATGGTGCGTCGAACATCGCTCAAGCTGGAGGTCTAGCCTGTCTTTCTCCCGAGGGACTGAAG GCCATGACCGAAACTATCAACTTCTACAAAGAGAATACCGAGATAATCGTTGATACATTTAGCTCACTTGGCTTCAATGTATATGGTGGAAAAAATGCGCCATATGTCTGGGTACAGTTTCCAGGTCGAAGCTCGTGGGACGTATTCGCTGAGATTCTCGAGAAGGCGCATGTCGTTACCACCCCAGGAAGTGGGTTTGGACCTGGAGGCGAGGGCTTTATCCGGGTCAGCGCCTTCGGTCACAGAGCAAACATTTTGGAAGCAGCCAAAAGAATAAAGCAGCTTTACAAGTGA